The Deltaproteobacteria bacterium genome includes a window with the following:
- a CDS encoding SDR family NAD(P)-dependent oxidoreductase: protein MSDVAIITGGANGIGRCVALRFAREGIAVAIADADRESAAGVVEELTATGARARAYGVDVTRAAEIKEVVARVGEDLGPVGILCNLAGGTIHTKAVEDLSWAEWREVLDVNLKGTFLFCREVAPGMMEQRRGRIVNTASNYGLTGCALRTPYSAAKAGVLGFTKSLAQELAPYGVLVNAVAPGPTDTPRVLAKAAPGSREAWKPLIPMGRTGQPEDIAEGFYFLVGPQNTYITGYTLNVNGGVVMN from the coding sequence GTGAGTGACGTAGCCATCATCACCGGCGGCGCCAACGGCATCGGCCGTTGCGTCGCGTTGCGGTTCGCCCGGGAGGGCATCGCCGTCGCCATCGCCGACGCGGACCGTGAGAGCGCGGCAGGGGTCGTGGAAGAGCTGACCGCGACGGGAGCGCGGGCGCGCGCCTACGGCGTCGACGTGACCCGTGCCGCGGAGATCAAGGAAGTGGTGGCGCGGGTGGGAGAGGACCTCGGACCCGTCGGCATCCTCTGCAACTTGGCGGGCGGCACCATCCACACGAAGGCCGTGGAGGACCTGTCCTGGGCCGAGTGGCGCGAAGTGCTGGACGTGAACCTCAAGGGTACGTTCCTCTTCTGCCGCGAGGTGGCGCCCGGCATGATGGAGCAGCGGCGCGGCCGCATCGTCAACACCGCTTCCAACTACGGCCTCACCGGCTGTGCCCTGCGCACCCCCTACTCGGCCGCCAAGGCGGGCGTCCTCGGCTTCACCAAGTCCCTGGCCCAGGAGTTGGCCCCCTACGGCGTCCTCGTCAACGCCGTCGCCCCCGGCCCCACGGACACCCCACGGGTCCTCGCCAAGGCCGCGCCGGGCTCCCGCGAGGCGTGGAAGCCGCTCATCCCCATGGGCCGCACCGGCCAGCCCGAGGACATCGCCGAAGGCTTCTACTTCCTCGTAGGCCCCCAGAACACCTACATCACAGGGTACACGCTCAACGTCAACG